ATTGGCAATTATATTTGATATACATTCAACAGAAATGCCGATGTTTTATAACTTTTTAGAAGAATTAGAAGAAGACGGATATATATGTAAAACTAAAAAAGGTAAAATAGCATCAGCTAAACAAATGGGATACTTTGTAGGAAAATTTGTAGCTCATAGAAAAGGATTTGGGTTTGTTGAGTCTGATGAAGAATATACACAAGACTTATTTATACCAGCAAGTGAAATAAACAGTGCAATGCATAATGATAGAGTTGTAGCTGAAATAGTAACACCTGCTACAGATGAAAAAAGAGCAGAAGGTAGAATAATAAAAATATTACAAAGAGAAGTAACTAAAGTAGTTGGAGTATTCCAACCAAGTAAAAGCTTCGGATTTGTTATACCTGATGAAAAGAAATTTAACCAAGATATATATATACCTAAAAAATATTTCTCTGGTGCAAGAGATAATGATAAAGTAGTATGTCAAATAACTGTATGGCCACAAGCGGGTAGAAAGCCAGAAGGTAAAGTAGTAGAAATACTAGGACAAAAAGGTACAAAAGAAGTAGAAATACTTTCTATAATAAAAGCACACGGATTACCTGAAGAGTTTCCTAAAAGAGTATTAGAAGAAGCGGAAAATGTAGCAATAGCTATACCAGAGGATGAATTAGATAGAAGAGTAGACCTAAGAAACTTAAACATATTCACAATAGATGGTGAAGATGCAAAAGACTTAGATGATGCTATATCTATAGAAGTATTACCTAATGGGAACTTCAAACTAGGAGTTCATATAGCTGACGTTACTCACTACGTAAGAGAAAAAAGTAAGCTAGATAAAGAAGCTTTAAAAAGAGCAACTTCAGTTTATTTAGTAGATACAGTAATACCAATGTTACCTAAGACACTATCTAACGGTATGTGTAGTTTAAATCCTAATGAAGATAAACTTACATTATCAGTATTTATGGAAATAGACAGAAAAGGTACAGTTAAGAAATATGATATACAAGAAACAGTAATAAATTCAAAAGCTAGAATGACTTACACAGAAGTTTCAGATATATTAGAAAAAGATGATGAAGAATTAAAAGCTAAATTTGCTCATGTAGTAGAAGAATTTAAAAATTCAGAAATATTAGCAAGAATACTTATGGATAGAAGAACAAAAAGAGGAGCAATAGACTTTGACTTCCCAGAAGCTAAGATAATATTAAATCCAGAAGGAACAGTTAAAGATATAAAACATTATGAAAGAAGAATATCTAATAAAATAATAGAAGAATTCATGCTTATAACAAATGAAACAGTAGCAGAACATTACTTCTGGTTAAACATGCCATTTGTTTATAGAATACATGAGACTCCATCACCAGAAAAAATGCAAGATTTAAATAAATTTATATCTACATTTGGATATACTATAAAAGGTGATTTAGAAGAAGTTCATCCAAAAGCATTACAATCTATAATAGAAAATATAAAAGGAAAAAGAGAAGAAGAAGCTATAAGTACAATAATGTTACGTTCATTAAAGCAAGCTAAGTATTCACCAGAATGTAGTGGTCACTTTGGTCTAGCTGCACAGTATTACAGTCACTTTACTTCACCAATAAGAAGATATCCTGACTTACAAATACACAGAATAATGAAAGAACATTTAAATAACAAAATAAATAATAAGAGACAAGAACAACTTACTAATATAGTAGAATATGCATCAGTTCAATCATCAGAAAGAGAAAGAGCAGCAGAACTTGCTGAAAGAGATGTAAAAGATTACTACAAAGCTGTATATATGTTAGACAAAGTTGGAGAAGAATTCGATGGTATCATATCAAGTGTAACATCATTTGGTATGTTTATAGAATTAGATACAACAGTAGAAGGATTATGCAGACTTGCAAATATGGGAGATGATTATTATATTTATGACGATATGACATATACTATAATAGGAGAAAGAACTAAAAAGACTTATAGAATAGGTGATCCTGTAAGAATTAGAGTTGAAAATGTAAATGTTGATTTAAGAGAAATCGACTTTAGAATACTTTATAAAATAGAAGATGACAATCAAGAAACTCAAGTAGAAGATGAAGAATAATAACAAATAAATAATAAGACCCTACAAAATGAATTGTTAGGTATTTAAGTAGGGTCTTATAACTTGACTAGTAAGTATAGATATGGTATATTTTTACTTATAAATGTTAGTGAAGAAATTTTAAAGTTAAGAAGGTGAGAGTATGGCAGGAACAAAAACATTAGCTACAAATAGAAAAGCAAGACATGAGTATTTTATAGAAGAAACTTATGAATGTGGAATCGAATTAAAAGGTACAGAAGTAAAATCAATAAGACAAGGTAAAATGAACCTAACTGACGGATATGCATCTGTAGACAATAGTGAAGTATTTTTAAAACAAGTTCATATAAGCCCATACGAACAAGGAAATAGATTCAATGTAGATCCTTTAAGAACTAGAAAATTATTACTTCACAAGCATGAAATAAGAAAACTTATTGGACTTACAACTATAAAAGGTTATTCATTAATTCCTTTAAGTGTATATCTTAAAAATGGAAAAGTTAAAGTACAATTAGCATTAGCTAAAGGTAAGAAGTTACATGATAAACGTCAAGACTTAGCTAAAAAAGATGCACAAAGAAATATAGAAAGAGAACTAAGAGGAAAATATTAATAGTAGTTACAAATACTATAATATAATCCACTAAATAACATTGATTTTTAATATGAAAAGTATTAATATATATATCAAGATAAACAACTTAATACAGATGGTGAAAAACAAGTTTGCGATAGAATTACAGTCCAAGGACTTAAAAATACCACGGGGGCGTAAAGGTTTCGACGTGGGTTTGGAACTTGGGGCTGCGTGTCGTGTTACTCTGGGTCACGTAAAAACTGGGGACTTAAAATAAACGCAAACGATAATTACGCTTTAGCAGCTTAGTACTGCTCGTCCCGCCTCAGCCCTCCTGCCGGCTAGGCCTGGACGTCAACTATGCAGGGAACTACTTTTTGGGTGTCTCGACCTAAAGTGGACTAATTGGGACTGGTCAATCACATAGCCTGCCGCTGGGCGATGTGGGCGACGAGAATCTAAATCAGTTGGCTACACACGTAGATGCAACGAGGAAAGGATTTGCGGACAGGGGTTCGACTCCCCTCGTCTCCACCAATTAAAGCTATATAATGGCTAAATATATTGGAATTACTAGGGTTTAACCTTTGGTAGTTCCTTTTATTTTGTTAAAATACACACATCAGACACACATCCAGTTAAAAAGTAGCCTATTTTGGGGCATATTTACCATAATTATAATAGTGATGCAATGGATCCAGGTCTTGGTTAATTGATAGAGTGAGTATAATTAATTATTCATTTTTTTAGAAAAAGTTAAAAAAGTGTCTTTAGTGTCTTTAAAGTATCTTTATATATTGGAAATACTAAGGTCTAGGAATTATACAAGTATCTTTATGTATCTTTATAAATATCTTTAGTATCTTTAAACTATCCTTAATATATAAAAATCTATTCAAAACCTAAAAACCAGGAATATATTAGCATTATTATTAAAATGGTACAAGAAAAAAAGAGAAGCCATATATAGCTCCTCATTATCTTATTTATTATATTATCTCCACTGCCATATTATCAAATCTAGCTTCTTTATATCAGTTAGATTATTATGATTGAAATAAGCATCAAATATATCTACTATATACTTTGACCTATCGATTTTAAGTATTTCATTGAGCATATTGTTGACTTGATAGTATTGATCTATAGTATAAGTTATATTATCAGTGCCATATTTTCTTACCAATCCTAAATTTTTATATACCCAAGAGTCTATAACGGCTTTATCAGTATTGATTGTAGCCACTATCTTACTTGCATACGATGGTTGTATAGTTCCTGTTGCTCTATACAACTCTCTTAATACATATTCGAATTTAATATCTTTATTGTTTTTATTTTCTTCTAGTATCCTAAATATACATTCTTTTATACCTCTAAATTTATGTACTTGTACTTGATAGAACCTTATAAATATGTCTTGGAATATTATATCTTCCATTACATTAACTTTATGTAAATTATCTTGAATATAATTATACCTAATTAGTCCATCAGATAACTCCTTTTTGTTCATAATTTGTATAAGTTCTTGGTTTGTTAATCTTTCTAACATTTTTATATCTCCATTTGTATTACCTAAATTAATTTTATTATTTTCTATATTACAAATATATTATTAAGTTTTTCAACGGCTTCCAGTTTAGTATCTTCCATAACATGAGTATATATATCCATGGTAATACTAATATCATAATGACCCATTAATACCTGGACTGTCTTAGGTGGTACATTGTTTTCAAATAACCTAGTAGCATATGTGTGCCTTAGTGCATGAAACTTAATAGGCTCTATATCTAACTTAGTTAATATGGTTTTTAAATTTCTTCCAGGTCTTTTATCATCAATAGGATTGCCTATATCATCTGTAAATACATAGTTATTATTGATATAAGCTTCTCCAACAAATAACCTTTGTTTACCTTGTACCTTTTTATGTTCTTTTAACTTAGTTAGTATATTAGTTGGTATTGGTATAACTCTATTACTATTTTTAGTTTTTGGTATTTGCTCTATAATCTCATAGTTACCAGTAACCTGGTTTTTAACTCTTGATAAAGTTCTGTTAACTGTTAGCATCCCAGTATTAATATTTATATCCGACCATTTTAAGCCTAATAACTCACCTAAACGTAAACCAGTACTAAGTGCAATTAAAAATAATATTTCCAGTTTATGACCTTGTATAGCTTGTATAAACCTTTGTTGGTCTTGTTGGCTTAATACTTTTATATCCTTCTTAGTATCATCCTTTGGTAATGTAACCATCTTACAATAATTCTTTTGAATATATCCTTGCTTTTCGGCTTCACCTAAACATGGCTTTAACCTGGTATTTAATCCTTTTATAGTTGATGGTGGCTTATTATCTTGTTTTTGAAGCTTGTTATAATACCTTTGTATATGTGTGGCTCTTAAATCCTTTAATTTAACTTTGCCAAGTTCACTATCTTTTATATAGTTCCTATATATACCCTCGTATTTCTCAAATGATTTAGGCTTCAAGTCCTCCATGCGATAATCATATAACCATGTATAGTACCATTCACTTAGAGTTATTTTATCATCAGTAGATATGGTACCTAATAACATTTCTTTTTTATATTCTTCAAGCTTCTTTTTAACATCACTTTGAGTTTTTCCAGTAAATTGTTTTCTAACTTGTTTACCGTTATCATCATAACCTATCATGATAGA
Above is a genomic segment from Romboutsia lituseburensis containing:
- the rnr gene encoding ribonuclease R, with the translated sequence MLPGLKERLLGLINEEAYNPLKKEELAIIFDIHSTEMPMFYNFLEELEEDGYICKTKKGKIASAKQMGYFVGKFVAHRKGFGFVESDEEYTQDLFIPASEINSAMHNDRVVAEIVTPATDEKRAEGRIIKILQREVTKVVGVFQPSKSFGFVIPDEKKFNQDIYIPKKYFSGARDNDKVVCQITVWPQAGRKPEGKVVEILGQKGTKEVEILSIIKAHGLPEEFPKRVLEEAENVAIAIPEDELDRRVDLRNLNIFTIDGEDAKDLDDAISIEVLPNGNFKLGVHIADVTHYVREKSKLDKEALKRATSVYLVDTVIPMLPKTLSNGMCSLNPNEDKLTLSVFMEIDRKGTVKKYDIQETVINSKARMTYTEVSDILEKDDEELKAKFAHVVEEFKNSEILARILMDRRTKRGAIDFDFPEAKIILNPEGTVKDIKHYERRISNKIIEEFMLITNETVAEHYFWLNMPFVYRIHETPSPEKMQDLNKFISTFGYTIKGDLEEVHPKALQSIIENIKGKREEEAISTIMLRSLKQAKYSPECSGHFGLAAQYYSHFTSPIRRYPDLQIHRIMKEHLNNKINNKRQEQLTNIVEYASVQSSERERAAELAERDVKDYYKAVYMLDKVGEEFDGIISSVTSFGMFIELDTTVEGLCRLANMGDDYYIYDDMTYTIIGERTKKTYRIGDPVRIRVENVNVDLREIDFRILYKIEDDNQETQVEDEE
- the smpB gene encoding SsrA-binding protein SmpB, producing MAGTKTLATNRKARHEYFIEETYECGIELKGTEVKSIRQGKMNLTDGYASVDNSEVFLKQVHISPYEQGNRFNVDPLRTRKLLLHKHEIRKLIGLTTIKGYSLIPLSVYLKNGKVKVQLALAKGKKLHDKRQDLAKKDAQRNIERELRGKY
- a CDS encoding tyrosine-type recombinase/integrase is translated as MANKRANGEGTIVKNIRNGVQKGWRASIMIGYDDNGKQVRKQFTGKTQSDVKKKLEEYKKEMLLGTISTDDKITLSEWYYTWLYDYRMEDLKPKSFEKYEGIYRNYIKDSELGKVKLKDLRATHIQRYYNKLQKQDNKPPSTIKGLNTRLKPCLGEAEKQGYIQKNYCKMVTLPKDDTKKDIKVLSQQDQQRFIQAIQGHKLEILFLIALSTGLRLGELLGLKWSDININTGMLTVNRTLSRVKNQVTGNYEIIEQIPKTKNSNRVIPIPTNILTKLKEHKKVQGKQRLFVGEAYINNNYVFTDDIGNPIDDKRPGRNLKTILTKLDIEPIKFHALRHTYATRLFENNVPPKTVQVLMGHYDISITMDIYTHVMEDTKLEAVEKLNNIFVI